The genomic stretch GAGCGTGAGAAGCTGCGTGGAAAACGACGGTCGGGGCATGAGAGGATCATGGGCGAACGGGAGCGGCGAACGGAGAAGCAACTCTTCTGCCACCCCGCGAGCATTTTGAAGGGCGGCGCTAGTCCCGTGGGTCGGCTGTGGTTCGCTGTGGTTCGCCCGATGCCATTACCGGCACTGGCCGTCTTCTTGAGTCATGGCCGCTGATGGATGTCTGGCCGCGGACGCGGTCCAGCGGATAGGCGGTCAGCAGCGCGCCACGAACTCGGTCCGCAGCGAGCGATGCGCCGCGCTTGCTTCGACCACGTGCCGAGGCAATCGGCGATATGCGAGAGCAACTCAGTCGCGCGGCGGGTTGCGCGCGACCGAATACGCTCGTCCCACTCCACGAGCGGTTCCCGGACGGCGGGCCCGAGCGTCCTGCTTACCCGCGGACCGTCAAACGTCAGGCGATTGCGCAGCCGGCTTTGCGCCTCGCCGCGCTTGCCGTCAGGCGACTTAAGTGCCGGCGCGCTGAATGGCAAACCGCCAGAGAGTCGAAGCCGGTCTGCATTCGTCGCCGTAGAACGCAACGGAAACGAGCATGGGCGACGCATAAGCGCGGACGCCGATTGTCTTGCTCTCTCCGTGACCCGCACACGGTCGCTCGCTGCCGAGGTCGGTTTGGCTTTGTTGATCGCGTATGCAAGACCGAGAGAGTCCGTGCCGCTCGTGATCGTGCGCAGCGCGCAACGCGACGCGTTGCGCGCGAGCGTCGATGGCAACACTTCAGCGAGATGCGTTCTAACTACACGATGCCGGCTTCATACGCAATGGTGCGAAGACCGAGCTTGACAACGATTAGTTCGTCGCGCCATCCCGCCGCTCAGTACAACGAGCACAACCCAGCACGGCCCCGACGTTTTCGCAGACGTTTAAAAGATAGAGAGAATACCGAACCGTAGACATGCAAAGTGTCTCGCGCGAGCCGCAGCGAACGACCGGTCGCATTACATTCATTACGGCTATTTGTTCAGGTCTCCTTGGCGGGCGGCAACGCAGGACTGCATAGTGTGCGGCTCACCACACTTCGGCGGCAAGTGAGGCTTACCACGCGCACGATGACGGGTATCGTATGTCAGCCGGTCCCCTACCGCCGCATAAGCCAGCCTGTGCATTCGCCGATGCATACGGCGGAACGCGTCAGCGCGCTCAATTTTTCGTTTCCGCAGCAGGAGAATCAAGATGGCAAGAACCCCCTATAACCGCCGGACATTCCTGAAAAGCTCTGCATCCGCCGCCGCGTTGATGTCACTGCCAATTCCGGGTATGACGGCCACGACGGGTCACGTCCGGCTCGAATGGCAAACGTTCAAAACGACGCCGCAATATGCGTCGTTTCTCAATGCCATCAAATTGATGAAGGCAGTCACCGACGCCACCAAGCCGACTTCATGGACGTATTGGGTGAATGTCCATGTGAATTACTGCCCGCATATGAAGCCCTACTTTTTTGCTTGGCATCGGGGCTACCTCTACTATTTCGAACAGCAGTTGCGCACCGTGAGCGGGGATAGCTCGTTGTGTCTGCCTTATTGGGACTACTATGCGCATCCCACGATTCCGAGCGAATTTCTCGACAGCGCGACGGGCAATCCGCTTTATGTGAGCGGCCGCGTCAATTCAAACGTGTATAGCGCGCTCACGATGTCGCCCTTTTCGACGTCCATCAACAATTTCCAGCGCGGCACCAGTAACTCGTATGAAGCGTCGTTCGAATCCGCGCCGCATAATCCGGTGCACGACGTTATCGGGGGATGGATGGCCGACATGCAGTCGCCGACCGATCCCATCTTCTACCTGCATCACGCGAATGTGGACCGCCTGTTCGACGGCTGGGCGGGGCTCGCGCGGACCAACTATCCGTCGCCCACGGATTCGTACTGGTCGGGTTCGTTCACGTACGCGTCAGGGCTCACGATAGCCAAGAGCAAGACCTATCAGCCTTCGCTACTGAACTATTCTTATGCGAGCAATGCGCTGCCGACGTCCATGCCGCCCAGCGCCCGAGTGGGGAGAATCATCCGCGTGCAAGCCCAGCTTTCGCCGATTCACGGCCGTCCGGCCATCGGCAACTTCGCTGTAACCGCGCCGCGCGCGATTGCGAACGGTCGCCGTTCGCTCGGCGGCGTGGCCAACCTCAAGCTCAGCGAGAAGTCCGTGAGCGCGGCGGTCACGCTGGCCGCGTCGGATGCGACGGCCTTGCAGACCGCAGTCACCTCGACGGCGGCCTCGCCGGCAGCCGCGACCGTCTCTCCGAACGCGCAGGGAGCGCCTGGACAGGCGAAGTACGCGAAGATCGTGCTCGATACGGTGGCGGTGACATCGCTCGGAAAGCAAGGCGGCTATTTCTATAACGTGTACGTGAACTTGCCGTCTTCCGGAGACGCCGACCCCAGCGCGCAGGCGCGCTTCGTCGGAACCATCGGGCCGTTCGAAGTGTCAGCCGCCATGCACCACGCTGGCGGAACACTGACCTTGCCCGCCAACGATGCGCTGCAGGGTCTCACGCCCGCCGAGCTGAAGCAGGTCGTCGTGTCGCTCGTGCGCGTGAACGGCGACAACTCGCCGACGGGCGTGGTGATGTCCGTGAGCGAACTGCGCATCGAGCTTGCGACGACTCCGGACTGAGCCGGCTCGCAACTGGACGCAAGAAGCCCGTCGCGCCGCGATGGGC from Caballeronia sp. LZ062 encodes the following:
- a CDS encoding tyrosinase family protein, with product MARTPYNRRTFLKSSASAAALMSLPIPGMTATTGHVRLEWQTFKTTPQYASFLNAIKLMKAVTDATKPTSWTYWVNVHVNYCPHMKPYFFAWHRGYLYYFEQQLRTVSGDSSLCLPYWDYYAHPTIPSEFLDSATGNPLYVSGRVNSNVYSALTMSPFSTSINNFQRGTSNSYEASFESAPHNPVHDVIGGWMADMQSPTDPIFYLHHANVDRLFDGWAGLARTNYPSPTDSYWSGSFTYASGLTIAKSKTYQPSLLNYSYASNALPTSMPPSARVGRIIRVQAQLSPIHGRPAIGNFAVTAPRAIANGRRSLGGVANLKLSEKSVSAAVTLAASDATALQTAVTSTAASPAAATVSPNAQGAPGQAKYAKIVLDTVAVTSLGKQGGYFYNVYVNLPSSGDADPSAQARFVGTIGPFEVSAAMHHAGGTLTLPANDALQGLTPAELKQVVVSLVRVNGDNSPTGVVMSVSELRIELATTPD